Genomic window (Ureibacillus composti):
TTTTAGAAAAGAACGCTCGAGCAATAATTTCTTAAAAAATACATATTAATTAGTGGAGGGATATGGATGCAAAAGGTTATTTTTATTGGTGCTGGATCAATTGCAGAAGCTTTAATTCAAGGCTGGGTAGAACAGGAAGTTGTACCTTGTAAACAGATTTATGTTACGAATCGTTTTCATTTCGAGAGATTGGAATATTTAAGTTCGTGTTATGGAACTCAAATTTTACAGGATAAGAATGAAATTTACGATGCAGATTTAATTATTTTGGCAGTCAAACCTAAAGATGCAAAAACAGCTATGCAATCAATTAAACCATATATTTCTCCAAATGCATCGATACTATCTGTTATGGCAGGGATTTCCATTAATACAATTGAAAACGAATTAGGAAATCGACCAATCGCAAGGGTTATGCCAAATACATCAGCAACAATCGGCATGTCAGCAAGTGGCGTTGCCTTTAACCAAGATGCGACAGATATACAAAAGCATACTTTCCTTCAAATGCTAGAAGCAATTGGAATTGTCATAGAGGTTGAGGAAGATAAACTTCATGCGGTTACTGCCCTATCAGGTAGTGGACCTGCATATTTGTACTACTTACTAGAAGCATGGGAAAGTGTTGGGACAGAATTTGGATTATCAAAAGAAGAGGTTCGAACATTAATGATTCAAACCATTGCAGGGTCTGCAGCGATGCTTCAATCTGTAAAAGAAGAACCAACAATTTTACGACAAAAGGTTACAAGCCCTGGCGGAACAACAGAAGCTGGTATTCGCGCCTTAGAGAGCAACCACTTTAAAGAAGCCATTTTTGCTTGTATTAAGAGCGCTGAAGCGAGATCTCGAGAATTGGCTAAAGGTGTATAAATTCATAATTAATCAACATAAATCGGGTGCAATTATGCACCCTTTTTATTTCATCTTAATATTGGCAATACACATTAATTGTAAAAGTCAGCATTTAAGATATGATACCAATAGATGGAAAAAATATATTGAAGGGGGATGTTTAAATGGCTTTGTTATTTAAACCTTTTACTATTAGAAATCTAGAATTAAAAAACAGAATTGTCATGTCTCCTATGTGTATGTATCAAGCAAAAAATGATGGTTATGTAACGGACTTTCATCTAACCCATTATACTTCACGTGCAGTTGGCCAAGTCGGGTTAATTATTGTTGAAGCAACAGGAGTTGTTCCAGAAGGAAGAATAACTGAAAATGATTTAGGTATATGGAGCGATGATCATATTGTAGGATTATCCCGTATCGTAACAAACGTAAACGCGTATGGTGCTAAAGCTGGTATCCAATTAGCACATGCGGGAAGGAAAGCTACAGTAAGAGATGATATTTATTCCCCATCCGCGATTGCATTTAATGATCAATATAAAACACCAATCGAAATGACAAAAGACGATATTGCACATGTGGTAGATGCATTCACAAAAGCAACTGTGCGTGCAAAAAAGGCTGGTTTTGAATTTATAGAAATTCATGGCGCACATGGGTATTTAATTAACCAATTTTTATCTCCATTAACAAATAAAAGAGAAGATGAGTATGGTGGAGCTGCTGAAAATCGATACCGAGTTCTTCGCGAAGTACTTGATGCAGTGCGTTCAGTGTGGGATGGTCCTATATCAGTACGTGTCTCAGCAAATGAATATGTGGAAAATGGGCTAACAGCCGAAGACTATATTCAATTTGCAAGATGGATGAAGTCGCAAGATGTGGACCTAATCGACGTAAGTTCTGGTGGTGTTGTTCCAGCACATGTTGAATCATTCCCGCTTTATCAAGTTCCATTTTCTGAAACCATTCGAAATGGTGCTGAAATTAAAACAGGTGCGGTCGGGATTATTACGACAGGGAAAGAAGCAGAAGATATTTTACAACAAGAGAAGGCTGATTTAATTTTATTAGGGCGTGAATTATTACGTGATCCTTATTTCCCTTACCGAGCAGCTCAACAATTAGGAGTACACCTTGAAGCTCCAAATGATTCATATAGACGCGGGTGGCATCAATAAGCCAAAATAACATTAATTTTCTAAATAAATGATATTATTTCCTAGGAAATGTAGGTTTTTGATATTTATTGTTGTCGAAAAGTGCAATTCTACTTATTTATTATTACTTTTTTCTACATTTTCCACCAAAACAAAGCGCGAACAAAGGAATTTGTTCGCGCTTTTTTAAGGTTTATGATTTGATTAATCAAATAAATCCCCATTTTTCCAATCAAAATTTGAAAAGTCCTTTGCAATGAATACGCTAGGGAAAACCTCTCTTGCATCACTAAGTAACCTATTTATATCGTGCGGAAGGAAACGTGCGCTAATATGATTTAAGATTAGATGCTTTGCCCCGCTCTCTAAAGCTATTTTTGCAGCATCAATATTTGTTGAATGACCATAGCTACCTGCAAGGTTTTCAGTTAATTCATCAAACGTTGATTCATGCACAACAATATCCGCATCCTTACTTAACTCTTTTGCACTATGACAATATTTTGTATCACCCAAGATCGTAACCGTAAAGCCCTTTTTCGGTGGCGCTGTGACATCGTGACTATTAACGATAGTTCCATCGTCAAGTGTAACGCTTTCCCCATTTTTCAATTTCCCCAAAAGAGGACCTTTAGGAACTCCAAGCTCAATTGCTTTTTCAACTAATAATTCTCCTGGTAATGGTTTTTGTTCAATACGGAAGCCAAAACAAGGAATCACATGCTCTAGTTCAAGTGCATGGACTACAAATTGTTCATCTTCAAACAGTACTCCCTCCTGAACTTCAATAAACTTGATTGGATACGTTAAATGAGTTTTTGTTACATCTAGCGAAGCAAGAATCCACTCTTGCAATCCTTTTGGGCCGTAAATAGTGAGAAGATCTTGTCCTCCTAAAAACGAACGCGAGCTAAGAAGGCCCGGTAGTCCAAAAATATGGTCACCATGAAGGTGGGTAATAAATATTTTTTCAATTTTTCTAGGGCGAATGGTTGTATGTAAAATCTGATGTTGTGTTGCTTCCCCACAGTCAAAAAGCCAAATTGTACCCCGTTCTTCTAATAACTTTAATGCCAATGAACTTGTATTCCGTTCTTTTGAAGGCATTCCAGCGCCTGTACCTAAAAATTGAAGCTGCATATTGTGCCCCCGTTCACTTAATATTTGTCGAATTCTACTATTATTTGCATCTCTTGTAAAGTATTCACTCATCTACATTGTAGTTATTCTTTTAAATCATCAAAGAAGTCTTTACTAAAACTTGTTTTCGATGCATATGTAGGTTTAGTTCCGAGATCAATTCCCTTTT
Coding sequences:
- the proC gene encoding pyrroline-5-carboxylate reductase: MQKVIFIGAGSIAEALIQGWVEQEVVPCKQIYVTNRFHFERLEYLSSCYGTQILQDKNEIYDADLIILAVKPKDAKTAMQSIKPYISPNASILSVMAGISINTIENELGNRPIARVMPNTSATIGMSASGVAFNQDATDIQKHTFLQMLEAIGIVIEVEEDKLHAVTALSGSGPAYLYYLLEAWESVGTEFGLSKEEVRTLMIQTIAGSAAMLQSVKEEPTILRQKVTSPGGTTEAGIRALESNHFKEAIFACIKSAEARSRELAKGV
- the namA gene encoding NADPH dehydrogenase NamA encodes the protein MALLFKPFTIRNLELKNRIVMSPMCMYQAKNDGYVTDFHLTHYTSRAVGQVGLIIVEATGVVPEGRITENDLGIWSDDHIVGLSRIVTNVNAYGAKAGIQLAHAGRKATVRDDIYSPSAIAFNDQYKTPIEMTKDDIAHVVDAFTKATVRAKKAGFEFIEIHGAHGYLINQFLSPLTNKREDEYGGAAENRYRVLREVLDAVRSVWDGPISVRVSANEYVENGLTAEDYIQFARWMKSQDVDLIDVSSGGVVPAHVESFPLYQVPFSETIRNGAEIKTGAVGIITTGKEAEDILQQEKADLILLGRELLRDPYFPYRAAQQLGVHLEAPNDSYRRGWHQ
- the rnz gene encoding ribonuclease Z; protein product: MQLQFLGTGAGMPSKERNTSSLALKLLEERGTIWLFDCGEATQHQILHTTIRPRKIEKIFITHLHGDHIFGLPGLLSSRSFLGGQDLLTIYGPKGLQEWILASLDVTKTHLTYPIKFIEVQEGVLFEDEQFVVHALELEHVIPCFGFRIEQKPLPGELLVEKAIELGVPKGPLLGKLKNGESVTLDDGTIVNSHDVTAPPKKGFTVTILGDTKYCHSAKELSKDADIVVHESTFDELTENLAGSYGHSTNIDAAKIALESGAKHLILNHISARFLPHDINRLLSDAREVFPSVFIAKDFSNFDWKNGDLFD